In Elephas maximus indicus isolate mEleMax1 chromosome 4, mEleMax1 primary haplotype, whole genome shotgun sequence, a genomic segment contains:
- the LOC126075542 gene encoding olfactory receptor 6C76-like — protein MKNRTSLTDFILLGLTDNPEVQVVIFFFLFLTYLLSVTGNLIIITLTLLDSHLKTPMYFFLRNFSFLEISFTSVCNPRFLVSIITGDKSISYNACAVQLFFFIFLGSTEFFLLASMSYDRYVAICKPLHYTTIMSSKICYQLVISSWLAGFLVIFPPLIMGLELHFCDSNITDHFTCDSAPLLQISCTDTSTLELMSFVLAVFTLLSTPSLVILSYTYILRTILRLPSAPRRKKAFSTCSSHMIVVSISYGSCIFTYVKTSATEGVALTKGVAMLNTSAAPMLNPFIYTLRNQQVKQAFKDIIKKALSSKTLI, from the coding sequence atgaaaaatagaacATCACTGACAGATTTTATCCTCTTGGGCCTGACAGATAATCCAGAAGTACAGgttgtgattttcttctttttatttctcacTTATCTACTGAGTGTCACTGGAAACCTAATCATCATTACTCTTACCCTGCTGGATTCCCATCTGAAGacccccatgtatttcttcctcaggaatttCTCCTTCTTAGAAATTTCATTTACTTCAGTCTGTAATCCTAGATTTTTGGTCAGCATCATAACTGGGGACAAATCTATTTCCTATAATGCTTGTGCAGTTCAGctatttttcttcatcttcctcGGTTCAACTGAGTTTTTCCTCCTAGCTTCTATGTCTTATGATCGATATGTGGCTATCTGCAAACCTCTACATTATACAACTATCATGAGTAGCAAGATCTGCTACCAACTTGTAATCAGCTCTTGGCTGGCTGGTTTCTTGGTTATCTTTCCACCATTGATCATGGGCCTAGAGCTGCATTTCTGTGACTCCAACATCACTGACCACTTCACCTGTGACTCTGCTCCGTTACTGCAGATCTCTTGTACAGACACGAGTACTCTAGAGCTCATGAGCTTTGTTTTAGCTGTGTTTACTCTCTTGTCCACTCCTTCATTAGTAATTCTCTCCTACACTTACATCCTTAGAACAATTCTGAGACTCCCCTCAGCTCCACGAAGAAAAAAGGCCTTCTCAACCTGTTCCTCCCATATGATTGTTGTGTCCATCTCTTATGGAAGCTGCATCTTCACGTATGTGAAAACATCAGCAACAGAAGGAGTTGCTTTGACGAAAGGAGTAGCTATGCTCAATACCTCTGCAGCTCCTATGCTTAACCCATTTATTTATACCCTGAGGAACCAGCAAGTGAAACAAGCATTTAAGGATATTATAAAAAAGGCACTTTCCTCAAAAACATTGATCTGA